One stretch of candidate division TA06 bacterium DNA includes these proteins:
- the bamA gene encoding outer membrane protein assembly factor BamA — MNQKPFRIACLILFLSAFTGSLSLALTVTGLKVEGNQNVDQVSIINASQLTVGDSVDTDGLSSALRKVYALGYFKDVQIRTDSTAIGSDLVFVVSEKPLVERVEFLGNEKISTQDLEDTLTVRPGSMLDKKIISQNAALIRSLYLEKGYTDATVRDTLIESGSKYSLRYVIDEGRKVRVKKIVFTGNPSLKSRDIINAMTTKQRGWTLLWKAVPWYRKGAYSQDTLTDDLARVERFCQNYGFIEAKAVLDSVSYNDNRDRVTTYINLTEGTKYRVGQLTFEGNEKITTPRLKHALVLKPGQVFSADHADKTLENLYTIYTEEGFIYCRVIPEPSLHDSMADMKYSILENNPAHIRQVIIAGNTKTRDKVIRRQLKVLPGDLFRRSLVIRSQREVFSLGYFEDVQIGSQPADTSGDIDLIFTVKEKQVGQFQVGTTYGATDGLAGFVQIGMPNLFGRGQEINFKTEFSSKKFNLDLGFTEPWLFDTPTSAGIDLYRTTYSYTTYDEERIGGGLRLGRPIPWLDYTRGYWQYNLERLDIYNLSSTASAGLTSQTWPRISSSTGISLVRDSRDRPFNATNGSRTMLSTKFCGGILQGQVDYQKYIGEYRYYHPLFWKLAVMGRARAGMVDGYSTPNTVPISERFFVGGAGEDGIRGYPDRSISTSYGGRAMAVSNLELRYGINSSIYTMLFLDAGNSWLSVKDIRAKAYKGLGAGVRMEIPMIGILGFDWAYGFDRKWLPYKLNDHWEFHFQIGTTF, encoded by the coding sequence ATGAATCAAAAACCATTCCGGATAGCCTGCTTGATCCTGTTTTTATCGGCCTTTACAGGTTCCCTTTCCCTGGCCCTGACCGTGACCGGTCTTAAGGTGGAGGGCAACCAGAACGTAGACCAGGTCTCCATCATCAACGCTTCCCAACTGACGGTGGGGGACAGCGTGGATACCGATGGCCTCTCCTCGGCCCTGCGCAAGGTCTACGCCCTGGGATATTTCAAGGATGTCCAGATCCGCACCGATAGCACTGCCATAGGCAGCGACCTGGTCTTCGTTGTGTCGGAAAAGCCTTTGGTGGAGCGGGTGGAATTTTTGGGCAACGAAAAGATCAGCACCCAGGACTTGGAGGACACCCTGACGGTCCGGCCCGGGTCCATGCTGGACAAAAAGATCATCAGCCAGAACGCCGCCCTGATCCGCAGCCTGTATCTGGAGAAAGGCTATACCGACGCGACGGTGCGGGACACCCTGATAGAATCCGGCAGCAAATACTCACTGCGCTATGTGATAGACGAAGGCCGCAAGGTCCGGGTAAAAAAGATCGTATTCACCGGCAACCCTTCACTCAAAAGCCGGGACATCATAAACGCCATGACCACCAAGCAGCGCGGCTGGACCCTGCTGTGGAAGGCGGTTCCCTGGTACCGCAAGGGAGCCTACAGCCAGGACACTCTGACCGATGACCTGGCCCGGGTGGAACGGTTCTGCCAGAACTACGGATTTATAGAGGCCAAGGCCGTGCTGGACAGCGTAAGCTACAATGACAACCGGGACCGGGTGACCACCTACATCAACCTGACGGAGGGGACCAAGTACCGGGTGGGACAGCTGACCTTTGAGGGCAACGAAAAAATAACCACCCCCAGGCTGAAACATGCATTGGTCCTTAAACCGGGCCAGGTCTTCAGCGCCGACCACGCCGACAAGACGCTGGAGAACCTTTACACCATCTACACCGAGGAGGGCTTCATCTACTGCCGGGTGATCCCGGAGCCCAGCCTGCACGACTCGATGGCCGACATGAAATACAGCATCCTGGAGAACAACCCGGCCCACATCCGCCAGGTGATCATCGCCGGCAACACCAAGACCCGGGACAAGGTCATCCGCCGCCAGCTGAAGGTTCTGCCCGGGGACCTGTTCCGCCGTTCCCTGGTGATCCGCAGCCAGCGCGAAGTTTTCTCCCTGGGATATTTTGAGGACGTCCAGATCGGTTCCCAGCCTGCCGATACCAGCGGGGATATCGACCTGATATTCACCGTCAAGGAAAAACAGGTGGGCCAGTTCCAGGTGGGCACCACCTACGGGGCTACCGACGGACTGGCCGGATTCGTCCAGATCGGGATGCCCAACCTTTTCGGCCGGGGGCAGGAGATCAACTTTAAGACGGAATTCAGCTCCAAGAAATTCAATCTGGATCTGGGCTTTACCGAACCCTGGCTGTTCGACACCCCCACTTCGGCCGGGATCGACCTTTACCGCACCACCTATTCCTACACCACTTATGACGAGGAGAGGATCGGCGGCGGGCTGCGGCTGGGCCGGCCCATTCCCTGGCTGGATTATACCAGGGGATACTGGCAGTACAATCTGGAACGGTTGGACATATACAACCTTTCCTCCACCGCTTCGGCAGGTCTGACCAGTCAGACCTGGCCCCGTATATCCTCCAGCACCGGCATCAGCCTGGTGAGGGACAGCCGGGACCGGCCGTTCAACGCCACCAACGGGAGCCGGACCATGCTCAGCACCAAGTTCTGCGGAGGGATACTGCAGGGCCAGGTGGATTACCAAAAATACATCGGCGAATACCGCTATTACCACCCCCTGTTCTGGAAGCTGGCGGTAATGGGCCGGGCCCGGGCCGGAATGGTGGACGGTTATTCCACGCCCAACACCGTTCCCATCAGCGAGCGCTTTTTTGTGGGCGGGGCCGGCGAGGACGGTATCCGGGGCTATCCCGACCGCTCCATCAGTACTTCTTACGGGGGAAGGGCCATGGCAGTATCCAATCTGGAACTGCGCTACGGCATTAATTCCAGCATTTACACCATGCTGTTCCTGGACGCCGGGAACTCCTGGCTCAGCGTCAAAGACATAAGGGCCAAGGCTTACAAGGGCCTGGGGGCCGGGGTCAGGATGGAGATTCCCATGATCGGCATTTTGGGCTTTGACTGGGCCTACGGGTTCGACCGCAAATGGCTTCCCTACAAACTTAACGATCACTGGGAATTTCACTTCCAAATAGGGACCACGTTCTGA
- a CDS encoding OmpH family outer membrane protein — protein MNRIRFFLALTAMMLVGAAWCQAQKTGYVDSKKIFENYKGAADIKQQVNRALDTWNKEIEAKRAEIDSLQRYLESQNLVISSERRKFKQDEIKAKSKEVETLIHQVYDPEGKLDARNKELSKPMVEKIGAIIKKVALDNNILLVLDSSSGMVVYADKDLDLTDQVLEELAKAEGIVAQYQPTLALFPVWDADPEAVRKKLGKMAFGYLFSSLGRSETFKPLAQKLVRDLVKDKGLEDKEVSDARGMELAKILTAQFSISGGINYNAASGQITLKLRLFNVDTGMMLAEESEVAASQTELSGACENLVTRLAQKAGGK, from the coding sequence ATGAACAGGATTAGGTTCTTCTTGGCTTTGACGGCAATGATGCTGGTCGGAGCCGCTTGGTGCCAGGCTCAGAAGACCGGCTATGTGGATTCCAAGAAGATATTCGAGAACTACAAGGGAGCTGCGGATATCAAGCAACAGGTCAACCGGGCGCTGGACACCTGGAACAAGGAGATCGAAGCCAAACGGGCGGAGATAGACTCTTTGCAGCGTTACCTGGAGTCACAGAACCTGGTGATCAGCAGCGAGCGCCGCAAGTTTAAGCAGGACGAGATCAAGGCCAAAAGCAAAGAGGTGGAAACCCTGATCCACCAGGTCTACGACCCTGAAGGCAAACTGGACGCCAGGAACAAGGAACTCTCCAAGCCGATGGTGGAGAAGATCGGGGCCATCATCAAAAAGGTGGCTTTGGACAATAACATTCTGCTGGTGCTGGACTCGTCTTCGGGCATGGTGGTCTATGCCGACAAGGACCTGGACTTGACCGATCAGGTTTTGGAAGAACTGGCAAAGGCGGAAGGGATAGTGGCCCAGTACCAACCAACCCTGGCGCTGTTTCCGGTCTGGGACGCCGATCCCGAGGCGGTGCGCAAAAAACTGGGCAAGATGGCCTTCGGATATCTTTTCAGTTCCCTGGGCCGCTCCGAAACATTTAAGCCTTTGGCCCAAAAGCTGGTCAGGGACCTGGTCAAGGACAAGGGGCTGGAAGACAAAGAGGTCAGCGATGCCAGGGGCATGGAGCTGGCCAAGATACTTACCGCCCAGTTCTCCATCAGCGGAGGCATCAATTATAATGCGGCCAGCGGGCAGATCACCCTAAAACTCCGGCTGTTCAACGTGGACACCGGGATGATGCTGGCCGAGGAGAGCGAAGTGGCGGCCAGCCAGACCGAACTTTCCGGGGCCTGCGAGAACCTGGTAACCAGGCTGGCCCAGAAGGCCGGCGGAAAATGA
- a CDS encoding ATP-dependent Clp protease ATP-binding subunit, giving the protein MKENRFTERAKKVLFMAREEARRLQHDYVGTEHILLAMIREGQGVAATVLVNLGLNLEQVKRRVEEMAPLAGGTMALGDMPFNQAAKNAMEYGVDEARSLQHSYVGTEHLLLGLLDEPDGVAGRVLLSFGVDTERVRAEMLRLLAVEPGGLPKPVADSQSKTPALDYFCRDLSQLARDGKLDPVIGRAREIERVIQILSRRKKNNPVLIGEAGVGKTAIVEGLAQQIIAGQVPEQISGKRVLALDLAAVVAGTKYRGQFEERLKAVMNELKTASDAILFLDELHTIVGAGGAEGALDASNMLKPALARGEIQCVGATTMDEYRKHVEKDAALERRFQSIMVEPPGVEETIRILKGLQSKYEEHHKIKYSPEAIESAVRLSDRYISDRFLPDKAIDVIDEAGSRARLGASEPPLEIKALDGELEQIVQSKIAAVKKQDYEGAARWRDAERNKKQEIERLKAAWKKSREQIRVVIGEEDIAYVVARWTGIPIVKLEEKESARLLKMEQELGKRVVGQDQAISAISRAVRRTRAGIKDPKRPMGSFIFLGPTGVGKTELARTLAAFLFEDENALIRMDMSEYMEKHAVSRMMGAPPGYVGYEEGGQLTEKVRRRPYSVVLLDEIEKAHPDVFNVLLQVLEDGLLTDSYGRKVSFKNTVVIMTSNLGAREIKKGVSLGFQSSDDQQSFDLMKDKVLAELKKTFNPEFLNRVDETVVFHSLGEPEMEQIVEILAGQLSARLAEKDIRIKLSPEAKQLLAEKGFDPSYGARPVKRTIQRLVEDPLSEEILKGAVKPGDTVEVEAKDGIIHFKPARSRAVSGKKKA; this is encoded by the coding sequence ATGAAAGAAAACCGATTTACCGAGAGGGCCAAGAAGGTCCTGTTCATGGCCCGGGAGGAGGCCCGCCGTCTGCAGCACGATTACGTGGGCACCGAGCACATCCTGCTGGCCATGATCCGCGAGGGCCAGGGCGTGGCGGCCACCGTGCTGGTCAACCTGGGGCTGAATCTGGAACAGGTCAAGCGCCGGGTGGAGGAGATGGCCCCGTTGGCCGGGGGAACCATGGCCCTGGGCGACATGCCCTTCAACCAGGCGGCCAAGAACGCCATGGAATACGGGGTGGACGAGGCCCGCTCCCTGCAGCACAGCTATGTGGGTACCGAGCATCTTCTCCTTGGTCTTTTGGACGAACCCGACGGGGTGGCCGGCCGGGTACTGCTGTCCTTCGGTGTCGATACCGAGCGGGTGCGGGCCGAGATGCTGAGGCTGCTGGCGGTGGAGCCGGGCGGACTGCCCAAGCCTGTAGCCGACTCCCAGAGCAAGACCCCGGCCCTGGATTATTTCTGCCGCGACCTGTCCCAGCTGGCCCGTGACGGCAAACTGGATCCGGTGATCGGCCGGGCCCGGGAGATAGAGCGGGTGATCCAGATCCTTTCCCGGCGCAAGAAGAACAATCCGGTGCTGATCGGCGAGGCAGGGGTGGGCAAGACCGCCATAGTGGAGGGCCTGGCCCAGCAGATCATAGCCGGGCAGGTGCCGGAGCAGATCTCCGGCAAGCGGGTGCTGGCCCTGGACCTGGCGGCGGTGGTGGCCGGCACCAAGTACCGGGGGCAGTTCGAGGAGCGTCTGAAGGCGGTGATGAACGAGCTGAAGACCGCCAGCGATGCCATCCTCTTTCTGGACGAGCTCCATACCATCGTCGGCGCCGGCGGGGCCGAGGGGGCACTGGACGCCAGCAACATGCTGAAGCCGGCCCTGGCCCGGGGCGAGATCCAGTGCGTGGGGGCCACCACCATGGACGAGTACCGCAAGCACGTGGAGAAGGACGCGGCCCTGGAGCGCAGGTTCCAGAGCATAATGGTGGAGCCGCCGGGGGTGGAGGAGACCATCAGGATACTGAAAGGCCTGCAGTCCAAGTACGAGGAGCATCACAAGATAAAATATTCTCCGGAGGCCATCGAATCGGCGGTCCGGCTCTCCGACCGCTACATCAGCGACCGCTTTCTGCCGGACAAGGCCATAGACGTGATCGACGAGGCGGGCTCCCGGGCCCGGCTGGGGGCCAGCGAACCGCCTTTGGAGATCAAGGCCCTGGACGGCGAACTTGAACAGATCGTTCAGTCCAAGATCGCGGCCGTAAAGAAACAGGATTACGAGGGTGCGGCCCGCTGGCGGGATGCCGAGCGCAACAAGAAACAGGAGATAGAACGGCTGAAAGCCGCCTGGAAGAAGAGCCGGGAGCAGATCAGGGTGGTGATCGGCGAGGAGGACATCGCTTATGTGGTGGCCCGCTGGACCGGCATCCCCATCGTCAAGCTGGAGGAGAAGGAGTCGGCCCGGCTGTTGAAGATGGAGCAGGAACTGGGCAAGCGGGTGGTGGGCCAGGACCAGGCCATCTCGGCCATCTCCCGGGCGGTGCGCCGCACCCGGGCCGGGATCAAGGACCCCAAACGCCCCATGGGATCCTTCATCTTCCTGGGTCCCACCGGGGTGGGCAAGACCGAGCTGGCCAGGACCCTGGCCGCCTTTCTGTTCGAGGACGAGAACGCCCTGATCCGAATGGACATGTCGGAATACATGGAAAAGCACGCGGTCTCCCGGATGATGGGCGCCCCTCCGGGCTATGTGGGCTACGAGGAGGGCGGCCAGCTGACCGAGAAGGTGCGGCGCCGCCCCTATTCCGTTGTCCTTTTGGACGAGATAGAGAAGGCCCACCCCGACGTTTTCAACGTCCTGTTGCAGGTGCTGGAGGACGGTCTGCTGACCGATTCCTACGGCCGCAAGGTCAGCTTCAAGAACACGGTGGTGATCATGACCTCCAACCTGGGGGCCAGGGAGATCAAGAAAGGCGTCAGCCTGGGATTCCAGTCGTCGGACGACCAGCAATCGTTCGATCTGATGAAGGACAAGGTGCTGGCCGAACTGAAGAAGACCTTCAACCCCGAATTCCTGAACCGGGTGGACGAGACGGTGGTGTTCCATTCCCTGGGCGAACCGGAGATGGAGCAGATCGTGGAGATCCTGGCCGGGCAGCTTTCCGCCCGGCTGGCCGAAAAGGACATCCGGATCAAGCTGAGCCCCGAGGCCAAGCAGCTTTTGGCGGAGAAGGGATTCGATCCTTCCTACGGGGCCCGTCCGGTCAAGCGGACCATCCAGCGGCTGGTGGAGGACCCGCTTTCGGAAGAGATCCTGAAGGGCGCGGTCAAGCCGGGGGATACGGTGGAGGTGGAGGCCAAGGACGGGATCATTCACTTCAAACCGGCCAGAAGCCGGGCGGTCAGCGGGAAGAAAAAGGCGTGA
- the lpxD gene encoding UDP-3-O-(3-hydroxymyristoyl)glucosamine N-acyltransferase — translation MRSIKASEIAALCQGRMAGPDLELKGLSGLKEAQPGFLSFLSNPKYAAALPDTKASCIIVPPGTEVSGKTVIECRDPYLGFAKAAQLFYRESNPRPEPGIHPAAVVSPGARIDPSATVGPYAVIEDGAAIGPRTVVMGPSFIGARARIGSDCLIYPNAAIREECLLGNGVIIHCGAVVGSDGFGYARESARYVKIPQTGIVILEDEVEIGANSTIDRGALGPTRIKRGTKLDNLCHIAHNVEIGEDGAIAALSGIAGSTIIGDRLIMGGKVGVIGHLEIGDDVICLAYSGVTKSTPSKTMLYGNPGRPHIRGKRIDAAVDMLPEKLKVISDLEKRVAELEEKLEIKQNGK, via the coding sequence ATGAGAAGCATCAAGGCCAGCGAGATCGCCGCCCTGTGCCAGGGACGCATGGCGGGCCCCGACCTGGAGCTGAAAGGGCTGTCCGGCTTAAAGGAGGCCCAGCCCGGATTTTTAAGTTTTTTATCCAACCCCAAATATGCCGCCGCGCTTCCCGACACCAAGGCTTCCTGCATAATAGTTCCCCCGGGCACGGAAGTGAGTGGCAAGACCGTCATTGAATGCCGGGATCCCTATCTGGGCTTCGCCAAGGCCGCCCAGCTTTTCTACCGGGAATCAAACCCCAGGCCTGAACCCGGGATCCATCCGGCCGCAGTGGTATCTCCCGGCGCCAGGATAGATCCTTCCGCCACGGTCGGGCCGTATGCGGTGATCGAGGACGGGGCCGCAATCGGCCCCCGTACGGTGGTGATGGGGCCGAGCTTCATCGGCGCCCGGGCCAGAATCGGAAGCGATTGTCTGATCTACCCCAACGCCGCGATCCGGGAAGAATGTCTCTTGGGCAACGGGGTCATCATCCACTGCGGGGCGGTGGTGGGCTCCGACGGCTTCGGCTACGCCCGGGAGAGCGCCAGATACGTCAAGATCCCCCAGACCGGGATTGTCATTCTGGAGGACGAGGTCGAGATCGGGGCCAACTCCACCATCGACCGGGGAGCCCTGGGGCCCACCCGCATCAAACGGGGGACCAAGCTGGACAACCTGTGCCACATCGCTCACAACGTGGAAATTGGCGAGGACGGAGCCATTGCGGCACTGAGCGGCATCGCCGGGTCCACCATCATCGGCGACCGGCTGATCATGGGCGGCAAGGTGGGAGTGATCGGGCATCTGGAGATCGGCGATGATGTGATCTGCCTGGCCTATTCCGGGGTCACTAAGTCCACCCCCTCCAAGACAATGCTCTACGGCAACCCGGGCCGGCCCCACATCAGGGGCAAGCGGATCGACGCCGCGGTTGACATGCTGCCGGAGAAGCTGAAGGTGATCAGCGACCTGGAAAAAAGGGTGGCCGAGCTGGAGGAGAAGCTGGAAATAAAACAGAATGGGAAGTAA
- a CDS encoding PBP1A family penicillin-binding protein — protein MSGFLFRTREFFHARKTSGKFVRTAARLAFWAGLALFFFLGLGAGAFVFYSRTLPSTKALEDIQPKQGTKVFDANQQLIYEFAEEHRIVVPLARIPKLLVDATISIEDRSFRRHWGVDMFGYAAALKDFALRRSKRLRGASTITQQLARNLFLTQDRTISRKIAEAILALKIERLFSKDEILELYFNQIYYGNGAYGAETAAQLYFGKHVDSLSLSEAALLAGLPKGPTLYSPYDRPESALKRRATVLEAMVQTGAIKRPQAEAAARETLKLKPKELRLNDAPYFVEEIRKYLEAKYGANAIYQGRMVVYSTLDLEVQRMANKTSEDWMQKLEETRKFKPSRREYKAPVSEEGVTNTPYIQTALMAINPHNGRVLAMIGGRDFTVSKFNRAVQAKRQAGSAFKPFVYTAAVDNGFSPGDVIVDAPIVVDDDGSGNAWYPSNYDGKFDGPISIRKALALSKNLIAVKLIQSVGPSNVISYARKMGIKTSLPAVLSLALGSADVTLYDMVSAYGVFANRGVRVEPVLILKITDRAGTVMEENKPYAEEVLSPQTAYIMANMMKTVLDGGTAYSARLSGFTKPASGKTGTTNDYTDTWFIGYTPDLVCGVWVGFDQKKMVYEGATGAGLALPIWTEFMKLATSKSSGADFPVPSGISSATVCTETGLLATPACPKVRPEVYVTANVPTQMCNIHKMQDLNLQGKDYNFEQLDKGSLDSPE, from the coding sequence ATGTCCGGTTTTTTATTCAGAACCAGGGAATTCTTCCACGCCCGCAAGACCTCCGGCAAGTTCGTCCGCACCGCCGCCAGGCTGGCCTTTTGGGCCGGGCTGGCCCTGTTCTTCTTTCTGGGACTGGGGGCCGGGGCCTTCGTCTTCTACTCCCGCACCCTGCCCTCCACCAAGGCCCTGGAGGACATCCAACCCAAGCAGGGCACCAAGGTCTTTGATGCCAACCAGCAGCTGATCTACGAGTTCGCCGAGGAGCACCGGATAGTGGTGCCACTGGCCAGGATCCCCAAACTGCTGGTGGATGCCACCATCTCCATCGAGGACCGCAGTTTCAGACGGCACTGGGGGGTGGACATGTTCGGCTACGCCGCCGCCTTAAAGGATTTTGCGCTGCGCCGGAGCAAGCGCCTGCGGGGAGCCTCCACCATCACCCAGCAGCTGGCCCGCAACCTGTTTTTGACCCAGGACCGCACCATCTCCCGCAAGATCGCCGAGGCCATTCTGGCCCTGAAGATCGAGCGGCTGTTCTCCAAGGACGAGATCCTGGAGCTTTACTTCAACCAGATCTATTACGGCAACGGGGCCTACGGGGCCGAGACCGCGGCCCAGTTGTATTTTGGCAAGCACGTGGACAGCCTGAGCCTGTCCGAGGCCGCCCTGCTGGCCGGGCTGCCCAAGGGCCCCACCCTCTACTCGCCCTATGACCGCCCGGAGTCGGCCCTCAAGCGGCGGGCCACGGTGCTTGAGGCCATGGTCCAGACCGGAGCCATCAAAAGGCCCCAGGCCGAGGCGGCCGCCCGGGAAACGCTTAAGCTTAAGCCAAAAGAACTGCGGCTGAACGACGCCCCCTATTTTGTGGAGGAGATCCGCAAATACCTGGAGGCCAAGTACGGGGCCAACGCCATCTATCAGGGAAGGATGGTGGTCTATTCCACTTTAGACCTGGAGGTCCAGCGGATGGCCAACAAAACCTCGGAGGACTGGATGCAGAAGCTGGAGGAGACCCGCAAGTTCAAGCCCAGCCGCCGGGAGTACAAGGCGCCGGTCAGCGAAGAGGGCGTGACCAACACCCCTTATATCCAGACGGCCCTGATGGCCATCAACCCCCACAACGGCCGGGTGCTGGCCATGATCGGCGGCCGGGACTTCACCGTCAGCAAGTTCAACCGGGCGGTCCAGGCCAAGCGCCAGGCCGGCTCGGCCTTCAAGCCCTTCGTCTATACCGCGGCCGTGGACAACGGTTTTTCCCCGGGCGACGTGATAGTAGACGCCCCGATAGTGGTGGACGACGACGGCTCGGGCAATGCCTGGTATCCCAGCAACTACGACGGCAAATTTGACGGACCAATTTCCATCCGCAAAGCCCTGGCCCTTTCCAAGAACCTGATCGCGGTCAAGCTAATCCAGAGCGTGGGGCCCAGCAACGTCATCAGCTATGCCCGCAAGATGGGCATCAAGACCTCCCTGCCGGCGGTGCTGTCGCTGGCCCTGGGCTCGGCCGACGTCACCCTGTACGACATGGTCAGCGCCTACGGGGTATTCGCCAACCGCGGAGTGCGGGTGGAGCCGGTGCTGATACTAAAGATCACCGACCGGGCCGGCACGGTGATGGAGGAGAACAAGCCCTATGCCGAGGAAGTGCTTTCTCCCCAGACCGCCTACATCATGGCCAACATGATGAAGACCGTGCTGGACGGCGGAACCGCATACTCCGCCAGGCTTTCAGGATTCACCAAGCCGGCCTCCGGCAAGACCGGCACCACCAACGATTACACCGACACCTGGTTCATCGGATACACCCCGGACCTGGTCTGCGGGGTCTGGGTCGGCTTCGACCAGAAGAAGATGGTCTACGAGGGAGCCACCGGGGCCGGGCTGGCCCTGCCCATCTGGACCGAGTTCATGAAGCTGGCCACCTCCAAGTCATCGGGGGCCGATTTCCCGGTGCCATCGGGCATCAGCAGCGCCACCGTCTGCACCGAGACCGGTCTGCTGGCCACCCCGGCCTGCCCCAAGGTCCGGCCCGAGGTCTATGTCACGGCCAACGTCCCCACCCAGATGTGCAATATCCACAAAATGCAGGACCTGAACCTGCAGGGCAAGGATTACAATTTCGAGCAGCTGGACAAGGGCTCGCTAGACAGCCCGGAGTAA